TGTCGACCGGCTTGATGTTCATCGGCGGCGGCAGCGCCAGCACCGCCGGCGGCATCAAGCTGACCACGTTCTTCCTGCTCGCCTTCGTGATCCTGGCCGAACTGCGGGGCGAGCCCGACGTGGTGATCGGCAAGCGGCGGATAGCGGAGAGCACCCAGCGCCAGGCGATCACCGTCGCGCTGCTCGGCGTGGGGCTGGTCGCGGCCGGCACGTTCGGGCTGCTGGAGGCGACCGACGGCGTCGCCTTCGACGCGGCGCTCTTCGAGGTGACCTCGGCGTTCGCCACGGTCGGGCTGAGCACCGGGATCACCCCGACCCTGCCCAATTCCGGGCAGATCATCCTGGTCGTGCTGATGTTCATCGGCCGGGTGGGCACAATCGCGGTAGGGTCGGCGATCGCCCTCAACACCCAGCGCCGGCTCTACCGATACGCGGAGGAGCGACCCATCGTTGGCTGACATCGGAGACGACGACAACGTCGTGGTGATCGGGCTCGGCCGCTTCGGCGGCGCGGTCGCCGGTACCCTACAGAAGCTCGGCCACGAGGTGCTCGGCATCGACAGTGACCCCAAGCTGGTGCAGGAGTGGTCGGAGCGGCTCACCCATGTGGCCGAGGCCGACGCGACCGACGAGGAAGCCCTGCGCCAACTGGGCGTCGCCGACTTCACCCACGCGGTGGTCGGCATCGGCACCCACATGGAGCAGAGCGTGCTGACCGTGCTGGCGCTGGTCGAGATCGGCGTGCCGCACATCTGGGCCAAGGCGATCTCGGCGAAGCACGGCAAGATCCTGTCCTCGGTCGGCGCGACGAAGGTGATCTACCCGGAGTCGGCGATGGGCGACCGGGTCGCCCACCTGATCACCAGCCGCATGATCGACTTCATCGAGTTCGACGACGACTTCGCGATCGCCAAGACCCGCGTGCCGAGCGCGAAGGTCGGCCAGACGCTGGCCGACCTGCACCTGCGCACCAAACACGGCGTCACGGTCGTCGGGGTGAAGGAGCCGGGCAAGCCGTTCGCGTTCGCGAACCCCGACACCGTCATCCCGGAGAACGCCACGCTGATCGTCTCCGGTCCCGCCGCCAAGGTGCAGAAGTTCGCGGCGACGACCTAACCCTTGCCGGGCTTCTTCGGTTTGTCGTTCTTGGGCCCGGGGCCCTTGCCGCTCGAGTCCTTCTTCGGCTTGGCCGGCGGTTGTGGTGGCTGGGCCTGTTGCCGGACCGTCGTCGTGGTCTTGGTGGGCGCGGTGGTCGCGGTGGTCGCCGTCGACAGCTTCGGGGTGCAGAAGGCACCGTCCAACCGGAACTCGACCGGGAAGGCGTTGGACCGCGCGTAGCTGCCGGTCAGCCGCATCCCCTTCGAGCCACCGGCCGGCACGGCCGCCGACCCGCCGGTCGGGCGCAGCACCACCGTGCTGCCCTTCTGCTCGACCTTGGCCGACGCGGCCCGGGTCAGCTTCTGATCGCCCGGGAAGGTGAACGCCAGCGACCAGTCGGTCACCGGCGTCTTGCCGGCGTTGACGACCGTCACGTCGGCGTCGAAGGCCCGCCCCGAGTCGCGCCGCAGCGCGTAGCGGACCTCGCATGCCGGCCGCTCGGGGCCGAGGGTGGCGGGTGCGGCGACTGTCTCGACGGCGGCCGCGCTCGGTGCGCCCTCGCGGGTCGCGGCGAGCAGCATGCCGCCGGCGCCGAGCACGACCACGGCCGCCGCGGCGGACAGCACCAGCCGGCGCCGGCCGGCCAGCAGTTGGCGCACCGACGGCCGGGCTCCGGGCGTGATGCCGGCGGCCGGCACGAACCCCCGGGCCGCCTCGGCGGTGGGGTCCTCCGTGCGGGGCAGGATCGTCGTGCCGCCGGTGACCATGGCCGCACCCGGTGCCGGCGATACCGGCCGCGGCACGTGACCACCCGCGGCGGCGAGCGCTTCGACCACCTCGGCGCTGGTCGGCCGCTCGTCGGGCGCCTTGGCCAGGCAGCTCAGGCAGAGCGCGGCCACCGCGGGCGGCAGGTCCTCGATCTCGGGCAGCGGGGCCGGCTCGGCGTGCAGATGCGACCGGAGCAACTCCGTGCGGGACGTGGCCGGCCACGGCAGCCGGCCGGCAAGGCAGCGGTAGAGCAGCAGACCGAGGCCGTAGACGTCGGCGGCCGCCGAGACCTGACCGCCGTCGAGCCGCTCCGGCGCGATGTAGGCCGGGGTGCCGAGCAGCGAGCCGTCCGGGCCGACCTCCTGCTCGCCGATGACGGCCGAGATGCCGAAGTCGAGCACCTTGGCGCCGACCGCGGTCAGC
This genomic interval from Asanoa ferruginea contains the following:
- a CDS encoding potassium channel family protein yields the protein MADIGDDDNVVVIGLGRFGGAVAGTLQKLGHEVLGIDSDPKLVQEWSERLTHVAEADATDEEALRQLGVADFTHAVVGIGTHMEQSVLTVLALVEIGVPHIWAKAISAKHGKILSSVGATKVIYPESAMGDRVAHLITSRMIDFIEFDDDFAIAKTRVPSAKVGQTLADLHLRTKHGVTVVGVKEPGKPFAFANPDTVIPENATLIVSGPAAKVQKFAATT
- a CDS encoding serine/threonine-protein kinase; its protein translation is MDGVGGRYRLVERLGAGGMSVVWRGYDEVLGRQVAVKVLASSLAADPAFRQRIRTEAQAAARLSHPHITNVYDYGESSGVPYVVMELVDGVPLAAVTTPMPWPDAVAICIEIASALAAAHSRGVVHRDVTPSNVMLTAVGAKVLDFGISAVIGEQEVGPDGSLLGTPAYIAPERLDGGQVSAAADVYGLGLLLYRCLAGRLPWPATSRTELLRSHLHAEPAPLPEIEDLPPAVAALCLSCLAKAPDERPTSAEVVEALAAAGGHVPRPVSPAPGAAMVTGGTTILPRTEDPTAEAARGFVPAAGITPGARPSVRQLLAGRRRLVLSAAAAVVVLGAGGMLLAATREGAPSAAAVETVAAPATLGPERPACEVRYALRRDSGRAFDADVTVVNAGKTPVTDWSLAFTFPGDQKLTRAASAKVEQKGSTVVLRPTGGSAAVPAGGSKGMRLTGSYARSNAFPVEFRLDGAFCTPKLSTATTATTAPTKTTTTVRQQAQPPQPPAKPKKDSSGKGPGPKNDKPKKPGKG